Proteins co-encoded in one Arachis hypogaea cultivar Tifrunner chromosome 13, arahy.Tifrunner.gnm2.J5K5, whole genome shotgun sequence genomic window:
- the LOC112732876 gene encoding bidirectional sugar transporter SWEET14 isoform X2 yields MLWIFYAYIKKGEILIITINSFGCFIETIYLAIYLTYCPKKARIFTLKLIFMFNLGGIFLVVLLTHVLAKERTARLELLGWICVVLSTSVFAAPLSIIRVVIRTKSVEFMPFNLSLLLTISAIMWMAYGILLKDIYVTLPNIVGVTFGTIQMVLYCIYRKNKPVSKDNEKLPQHNGEVEATTPQAPIDIEIGDQKKQQPDNNPPTPVEATNNHQVQVQLQQQKV; encoded by the exons ATGCTTTGGATATTTTATGCTTACATAAAGAAGGGCGAAATACTTATCATCACCATCAACTCATTCGGTTGTTTTATAGAGACAATTTACCTTGCCATCTATCTCACCTATTGCCCCAAGAAAGCTAGG ATCTTCACGTTGAAGCTGATATTCATGTTCAACTTGGGGGGAATATTCTTGGTTGTCCTTCTCACACACGTTCTAGCAAAAGAAAGAACAGCTCGTCTAGAGCTTCTTGGATGGATCTGCGTCGTCCTTTCCACCAGTGTCTTTGCAGCACCTTTAAGCATCATT agagtGGTAATTCGCACAAAGAGTGTGGAGTTCATGCCCTTCAATCTTTCACTGCTTCTCACAATAAGCGCAATAATGTGGATGGCATATGGCATTCTTCTCAAGGATATCTATGTTACA CTTCCGAACATAGTGGGAGTGACATTCGGGACAATACAGATGGTGCTGTATTGTATATACAGGAAGAACAAGCCCGTGAGCAAGGATAATGAGAAGCTGCCTCAACATAACGGAGAAGTTGAAGCTACCACCCCTCAGGCCCCCATTGATATTGAGATTGGAGATCAGAAGAAGCAGCAACCAGACAACAACCCTCCTACTCCTGTGGAAGCCACTAATAATCATCAAGTGCAAGTCCAGCTGCAACAACAGAAAGTGTGA
- the LOC112732876 gene encoding bidirectional sugar transporter N3 isoform X1: protein MPQVATEIFIVGVIGNICSFICFLAPLSTFYRVCKKKTTEGFQSIPYVAALFSAMLWIFYAYIKKGEILIITINSFGCFIETIYLAIYLTYCPKKARIFTLKLIFMFNLGGIFLVVLLTHVLAKERTARLELLGWICVVLSTSVFAAPLSIIRVVIRTKSVEFMPFNLSLLLTISAIMWMAYGILLKDIYVTLPNIVGVTFGTIQMVLYCIYRKNKPVSKDNEKLPQHNGEVEATTPQAPIDIEIGDQKKQQPDNNPPTPVEATNNHQVQVQLQQQKV, encoded by the exons ATGCCTCAAGTCGCTACTGAAATTTTTATCGTTGGTGTTATAG GTAACATTTGCTCCTTCATTTGCTTTCTGGCACCTTT ATCCACATTCTATCGAGTTTGTAAGAAGAAAACAACGGAAGGGTTCCAGTCGATTCCGTATGTGGCAGCACTGTTCAGTGCAATGCTTTGGATATTTTATGCTTACATAAAGAAGGGCGAAATACTTATCATCACCATCAACTCATTCGGTTGTTTTATAGAGACAATTTACCTTGCCATCTATCTCACCTATTGCCCCAAGAAAGCTAGG ATCTTCACGTTGAAGCTGATATTCATGTTCAACTTGGGGGGAATATTCTTGGTTGTCCTTCTCACACACGTTCTAGCAAAAGAAAGAACAGCTCGTCTAGAGCTTCTTGGATGGATCTGCGTCGTCCTTTCCACCAGTGTCTTTGCAGCACCTTTAAGCATCATT agagtGGTAATTCGCACAAAGAGTGTGGAGTTCATGCCCTTCAATCTTTCACTGCTTCTCACAATAAGCGCAATAATGTGGATGGCATATGGCATTCTTCTCAAGGATATCTATGTTACA CTTCCGAACATAGTGGGAGTGACATTCGGGACAATACAGATGGTGCTGTATTGTATATACAGGAAGAACAAGCCCGTGAGCAAGGATAATGAGAAGCTGCCTCAACATAACGGAGAAGTTGAAGCTACCACCCCTCAGGCCCCCATTGATATTGAGATTGGAGATCAGAAGAAGCAGCAACCAGACAACAACCCTCCTACTCCTGTGGAAGCCACTAATAATCATCAAGTGCAAGTCCAGCTGCAACAACAGAAAGTGTGA